In one window of Holophagales bacterium DNA:
- a CDS encoding PH domain-containing protein — protein MGYVEKNLLAGEEVLLRPRYHPVRFLSGALGVLLGGLVALAAFALPGATGYSVLTVAAGAFIAVVGLFAMGLRALVDSFDEFAITSVRIIKKTGILTRRVSQIPLDKVQDLSLVATLWGRWLSYGDVEVQSAAEEGPIAFRRIRDPEAFRNVVLSRRAAPPAAPASRLPTAEERLGNVERLFAAGTLTEAEYRTKRQELISEL, from the coding sequence ATGGGATACGTGGAGAAGAACCTGCTCGCGGGTGAGGAGGTCCTTCTCCGGCCGCGTTATCACCCGGTCCGGTTCCTCTCCGGCGCTCTCGGCGTCCTCCTCGGCGGGCTCGTGGCCCTGGCGGCTTTCGCCCTGCCAGGGGCCACGGGGTACTCCGTCCTCACCGTCGCCGCGGGCGCCTTCATCGCCGTCGTCGGTCTTTTCGCCATGGGCCTGCGCGCGCTCGTGGATTCCTTCGACGAGTTCGCGATCACGTCCGTCCGCATCATCAAGAAGACCGGCATCCTGACCCGGCGGGTCTCGCAGATACCGCTCGACAAGGTGCAGGACCTGAGCCTGGTCGCGACGCTCTGGGGACGGTGGCTCTCGTACGGGGACGTCGAGGTCCAGTCGGCTGCCGAAGAGGGGCCGATCGCGTTCCGGCGCATCCGCGATCCCGAGGCGTTCCGCAACGTCGTTCTGAGCCGCCGGGCGGCACCGCCCGCCGCCCCGGCGTCGCGCCTCCCGACGGCGGAGGAAAGGCTCGGGAACGTGGAGCGGCTCTTCGCAGCCGGCACCCTCACCGAGGCCGAGTACAGGACGAAGCGGCAGGAGCTGATCAGCGAGCTCTGA
- a CDS encoding M23 family metallopeptidase, whose amino-acid sequence MKPLPVRSARLIPLLLGAALLVPLTWCLVRAERDEVSEGKPVLAPRARTPRPTRPTASAPKPAPVAVPGSPAGDDARSDLLPRGLLIPVAGLDLRDLQDTYTQSRGAARSHDAIDILAPRGTPVLAVDDGVVRKLFTSVRGGLTVYQFDVGDRYCFYYAHLDGYAPGLHEGQLLRRGDLVGFVGATGNARQDAPHLHFAVNILDADKKWWGGTPVNPYPLLVRAR is encoded by the coding sequence ATGAAGCCGCTGCCCGTGAGATCCGCCAGGCTCATCCCCCTCCTGCTGGGGGCTGCGCTGCTGGTGCCGCTGACCTGGTGCCTCGTGCGGGCCGAACGCGACGAGGTATCCGAAGGGAAGCCGGTGCTGGCGCCGAGAGCCCGGACGCCCCGTCCGACCCGTCCGACCGCCAGCGCCCCCAAGCCCGCGCCGGTGGCCGTACCCGGGAGTCCGGCGGGAGACGACGCGCGCTCCGACCTGCTCCCGCGGGGGCTCCTGATTCCGGTCGCGGGGCTGGATCTGCGCGACCTCCAGGACACCTATACGCAATCGCGGGGCGCCGCCCGCTCGCACGACGCGATCGACATCCTCGCTCCGCGCGGGACGCCCGTTCTCGCCGTGGACGACGGGGTCGTGCGAAAGCTCTTCACGAGCGTGCGGGGCGGCCTGACCGTCTACCAGTTCGATGTGGGGGATCGGTACTGCTTCTACTACGCGCACCTCGACGGGTATGCCCCGGGGCTCCACGAGGGACAGCTTCTCCGAAGGGGAGACCTCGTCGGTTTCGTCGGGGCGACCGGGAACGCGCGTCAGGACGCTCCCCACCTCCACTTCGCGGTCAACATCCTCGACGCGGACAAGAAGTGGTGGGGCGGCACGCCGGTCAACCCGTACCCGCTCCTCGTCAGAGCTCGCTGA
- a CDS encoding murein L,D-transpeptidase codes for MVRGRRWHRCCARRGVRNDPRFLQTCALALLCVFPLQSAAATTARKAARNPRSGLSSSGANDASRTPRLAPASASSSSVLRVQVLLDRTHFSPGEIDGRYGGNTRRAVAAFNEAHRLGGGEKVDAKTWAALNRDTAPVVVPYVLTPGDVVGPFEKLPLETPDRAKLSALGFESVVESLGERFHASPGLLRALNPGAAFDAGASIQVPNVERVPLEKAKGITVRVSESDHSAVAVGPDGAVLARYPATVGSEHDPLPLGEWKINGVATDPSFNYNPELFWDSEPGDEKAKLPPGPNNPVGVVWIDLSKPHYGIHGTPEPATIGGKTSHGCIRLTNWDARELGGLVSPGAPAHLVK; via the coding sequence ATGGTCCGCGGGCGCCGGTGGCATCGGTGTTGCGCCAGGAGAGGCGTGAGAAATGACCCGAGATTCCTCCAGACCTGTGCTCTCGCTTTGCTCTGCGTCTTCCCGCTGCAGTCCGCCGCCGCCACGACGGCCCGCAAGGCCGCACGTAACCCGCGGTCGGGCCTCAGCTCGTCCGGCGCGAACGACGCGTCGAGAACGCCGCGCCTCGCGCCGGCCAGCGCCTCGAGCTCGTCCGTCCTCAGGGTCCAGGTCCTCCTCGACCGCACCCACTTCTCGCCGGGAGAGATCGACGGGCGTTACGGGGGCAACACGCGGAGGGCGGTGGCCGCCTTCAACGAAGCGCATCGGCTCGGGGGGGGTGAAAAGGTGGATGCGAAGACCTGGGCCGCCCTGAACCGGGACACCGCGCCCGTCGTCGTCCCGTACGTCCTGACCCCCGGCGACGTCGTCGGGCCCTTCGAAAAGCTCCCGCTGGAGACACCCGACCGGGCGAAGCTGAGCGCCCTCGGTTTCGAGTCGGTCGTCGAGTCGCTCGGGGAAAGGTTCCACGCGAGCCCGGGGCTCCTTCGGGCGCTCAACCCGGGTGCCGCGTTCGACGCGGGCGCCAGTATTCAGGTTCCGAACGTCGAAAGGGTCCCGCTCGAGAAGGCGAAGGGCATCACCGTCCGGGTGAGCGAGAGCGATCACTCGGCGGTGGCCGTCGGTCCCGACGGAGCCGTGCTGGCGCGATACCCGGCGACGGTCGGGAGCGAGCACGATCCGCTCCCGCTCGGGGAGTGGAAGATCAACGGAGTCGCCACGGATCCGAGCTTCAACTACAACCCCGAGCTCTTCTGGGATTCCGAGCCGGGCGACGAGAAGGCGAAGCTCCCGCCCGGGCCGAACAACCCGGTCGGGGTCGTCTGGATCGACCTGAGCAAGCCGCACTACGGCATCCACGGCACGCCGGAGCCTGCGACCATCGGGGGGAAGACCTCCCACGGCTGCATCCGGCTGACGAACTGGGACGCCCGCGAGCTCGGCGGCCTCGTCTCACCGGGAGCTCCCGCGCATCTCGTGAAGTGA
- a CDS encoding chalcone isomerase family protein produces MIGIRKRPALWLATSLASLLMARPLPAARIAGVTLPETVEAGGRQLKLNGTALLKKLVIRVYVVALYLPVPAHETEAVVGPDVPKVLILQFLRAVSREQLVTPLEQDFARNAGEKGRRARGQIAKMLLAIKDFKSGDRMTFTYEPGKGSTIRMSDGTTTAFEGKDFADAFLLVYVGPHPPKEEMKRRLLGRA; encoded by the coding sequence ATGATCGGCATCCGGAAGCGGCCGGCGCTGTGGCTCGCCACCTCCCTGGCGAGCCTCCTGATGGCGCGGCCGCTTCCGGCGGCCCGGATCGCGGGCGTGACGTTGCCGGAGACGGTCGAGGCGGGTGGCCGGCAGCTGAAGCTCAACGGTACGGCCCTCCTGAAGAAGCTCGTGATCCGGGTCTACGTCGTGGCTCTCTACCTTCCGGTGCCGGCCCACGAGACCGAGGCCGTCGTCGGCCCGGACGTTCCCAAGGTCCTGATCCTGCAGTTCCTCCGGGCGGTGAGCCGGGAACAGCTCGTCACGCCGCTCGAGCAGGATTTCGCGAGAAACGCGGGGGAGAAGGGCAGGCGGGCCCGGGGTCAGATCGCGAAGATGCTGCTGGCCATCAAGGACTTCAAGAGTGGAGACCGGATGACCTTCACGTACGAGCCCGGCAAGGGCTCGACGATCAGGATGTCGGACGGGACGACGACCGCGTTCGAAGGGAAGGACTTCGCGGACGCGTTCCTCCTCGTCTACGTCGGCCCGCATCCGCCGAAAGAAGAGATGAAGAGGCGCCTTCTCGGGCGCGCCTGA
- a CDS encoding DUF2383 domain-containing protein, with amino-acid sequence MSTTVPTERSVEVLNSLLRGEISAQEAHEKALALSADMTANETAEIRRISAEHTRSAEALRTEVFRLGGQPAGSAGAWGAFARAFQSSANMLGVSTAFSSLCEGETHGLKEYEEALETASGPTRSLLQDVLIPNQKRHIAALDVIGNRRRAG; translated from the coding sequence ATGAGCACGACAGTCCCCACAGAGCGTTCCGTCGAAGTTCTGAACTCCCTTCTCCGGGGCGAGATCTCGGCCCAGGAGGCCCACGAAAAGGCCCTGGCGCTCTCGGCCGACATGACGGCGAACGAGACCGCGGAGATCCGGCGCATCTCGGCCGAGCACACCCGGTCGGCGGAGGCCCTGCGCACGGAGGTCTTTCGGCTGGGAGGCCAGCCGGCCGGCTCCGCCGGGGCCTGGGGCGCGTTCGCGAGGGCGTTCCAGTCGTCCGCGAACATGCTGGGGGTCTCCACCGCGTTCTCGTCCCTGTGCGAGGGTGAAACGCACGGCCTGAAGGAGTACGAGGAGGCGCTCGAGACCGCGTCGGGGCCCACGAGGTCGCTCCTTCAGGACGTGCTGATACCGAACCAGAAGAGGCACATCGCCGCCCTGGACGTCATCGGCAACCGCCGCCGCGCGGGCTGA
- a CDS encoding endonuclease/exonuclease/phosphatase family protein: MRFRVMTYNIHRAIGIDRRFRPERVTRIIGTYEPDIVLLQEVDDGVPRSRRLNLGLELAQSTGYPYLAIGHNVTLRKGRYGNATLSRHPILLERNIDLTIGTLKRRGCQHTAIALGDPGGRTHRLEVFNLHLGLSARQRELQVALLARSRELASLPPSAACLVGGDFNDWRSQLTPVFTGPMQFRSATESTARGEKTLLTYPSFFPRGPLDRIYYRGPLALFAAKRCRLRISRIASDHLPIVADFEIR, from the coding sequence ATGCGCTTCCGCGTCATGACCTACAACATCCACCGCGCGATCGGCATCGACCGGCGCTTTCGTCCGGAGCGGGTCACCCGCATCATCGGGACCTACGAGCCGGACATCGTCCTCCTGCAGGAGGTGGACGACGGCGTCCCGCGCTCCCGCAGGCTGAATCTCGGCCTGGAGCTGGCGCAGAGCACGGGGTATCCCTACCTCGCCATCGGGCACAACGTCACGCTCCGAAAGGGCCGCTACGGCAACGCCACCCTGAGCCGGCATCCGATCCTCCTGGAGCGCAACATCGACCTGACCATCGGCACCCTGAAACGGCGCGGCTGCCAGCACACGGCCATCGCCCTCGGCGATCCCGGGGGTCGCACCCACCGCCTCGAAGTCTTCAACCTGCATCTCGGTCTCTCGGCCCGCCAGCGAGAGCTTCAGGTGGCGCTTCTCGCCCGCTCCCGCGAGCTGGCGTCCCTGCCGCCCAGCGCGGCCTGCCTCGTGGGGGGCGACTTCAACGACTGGCGCTCGCAGCTCACTCCCGTCTTCACCGGACCGATGCAGTTCCGGTCCGCGACCGAGAGCACGGCCAGAGGCGAGAAGACGCTTCTGACCTACCCGTCCTTCTTCCCGAGGGGTCCCCTCGACCGCATCTACTACCGAGGGCCGCTGGCGCTCTTCGCGGCGAAGCGTTGCCGGCTGCGGATCTCGCGGATCGCCAGCGACCACCTTCCGATCGTCGCCGACTTCGAGATCCGCTGA